Proteins found in one Methanobacterium sp. genomic segment:
- the rfbB gene encoding dTDP-glucose 4,6-dehydratase, translated as MRIMITGGAGFIGSNFVHYLYENNDYELVILDKLTYAGDMENIKEVSDKVEFVKGDIADDEIVFSTMKDCDMVVNFAAETHVDRSIQDPGVFVKTDVIGTYNLLENVRKHDVERYLQISTDEVYGSIEAGSFTEKSNLDPSSPYSASKAGGDLLVSAYWKTYDTPVITTRSSNNFGPRQYPEKLIPLFIMNAMQDKPLPVYGDGKNVRDWIYVMDNCKGIEVALLKGELGEVYNIGGGNERNNLEITKLILELLGKPESLITFVEDRLGHDRRYSLDSAKIMKLGWKPETTFEDAMQETVEWYKKNFSRFK; from the coding sequence GTGAGAATAATGATTACTGGAGGGGCGGGATTTATTGGATCCAACTTTGTACACTACTTGTATGAGAATAATGATTATGAATTAGTGATCCTGGACAAGTTAACCTATGCCGGGGACATGGAAAACATCAAAGAAGTCAGTGACAAAGTTGAATTTGTTAAAGGGGATATAGCTGATGATGAGATAGTTTTCAGTACTATGAAAGACTGTGACATGGTGGTAAATTTTGCTGCTGAAACCCATGTAGATAGATCCATACAGGATCCGGGCGTATTCGTGAAAACAGATGTCATAGGCACCTATAACCTCTTAGAAAATGTTCGCAAACACGATGTTGAACGTTACTTGCAAATATCTACTGATGAAGTTTATGGGAGTATAGAAGCGGGTTCATTCACAGAAAAAAGCAATCTTGATCCTTCAAGCCCGTATTCAGCTAGTAAAGCGGGTGGCGACCTCTTGGTAAGTGCTTACTGGAAGACTTACGATACTCCTGTTATTACAACCCGGAGTAGTAACAATTTTGGGCCTCGCCAGTATCCAGAAAAATTAATACCCTTATTCATTATGAATGCCATGCAAGACAAACCGTTGCCGGTTTATGGTGATGGTAAGAATGTCAGGGACTGGATATATGTTATGGATAACTGTAAAGGAATAGAAGTAGCTTTACTCAAAGGTGAACTGGGAGAAGTTTACAACATCGGCGGGGGTAACGAACGAAATAATCTGGAAATAACAAAACTAATACTGGAACTTCTTGGGAAACCAGAAAGCCTGATAACCTTTGTTGAAGACAGGTTAGGTCATGATAGGCGTTATTCTCTTGATTCGGCTAAAATTATGAAGCTAGGCTGGAAACCAGAAACTACTTTTGAGGATGCAATGCAGGAAACTGTAGAATGGTATAAAAAGAACTTTTCAAGGTTTAAATAA
- a CDS encoding YggU family protein — MHAVRISPDGITVKIEVSPKSDKFKITGYNEWRQTLEVKIKSVPTKGKANKELITEFSKLTNRPVEIISGQKSRIKTIKISSIDDESFLKILKQLNVDFE; from the coding sequence GTGCATGCGGTTCGGATCAGTCCTGATGGGATAACAGTGAAGATAGAAGTATCCCCTAAATCAGATAAATTCAAGATCACCGGTTATAATGAGTGGAGGCAAACTCTGGAAGTTAAAATCAAGTCAGTTCCTACTAAGGGAAAGGCAAATAAAGAACTGATAACTGAATTTTCAAAATTAACTAATCGACCAGTGGAGATCATATCCGGACAAAAAAGCCGGATAAAAACTATTAAAATTAGTTCAATTGATGATGAAAGTTTTTTAAAAATTCTAAAACAATTAAATGTGGATTTTGAGTGA
- a CDS encoding DUF371 domain-containing protein produces the protein MKFSFEAKGHPNVTSQHRSTFEVTQEKEIRLAADCIVGVASKVSLNDMPSQMKEAIRDEKTHIKVILETENSEDEITGYGHPSLTLDHPTDMVCRKSSYTCNRTLMINANKAAVDLNQQLVDDLKSGKKLTVKIIVD, from the coding sequence ATGAAATTTAGCTTCGAAGCCAAAGGACATCCCAATGTGACATCTCAACATCGCAGCACATTTGAAGTGACCCAAGAGAAGGAAATAAGACTTGCAGCAGATTGCATTGTTGGAGTGGCCTCAAAAGTGTCATTAAATGACATGCCTTCTCAGATGAAGGAGGCTATTCGTGATGAAAAAACTCATATCAAAGTTATATTGGAAACAGAAAATTCAGAAGATGAGATCACAGGATATGGTCACCCTTCACTTACACTGGATCATCCCACCGACATGGTTTGTCGTAAAAGTAGTTATACATGCAACCGTACCCTAATGATAAATGCAAATAAGGCTGCAGTAGATTTAAACCAACAACTCGTGGATGATCTTAAATCAGGAAAAAAATTAACTGTTAAGATAATAGTTGATTAA
- a CDS encoding MBL fold metallo-hydrolase: MNISCVVDNRAIFASDFYAEHGLSLFLDDGNEKILMDTGKTPTVFKHNLNLMGLSSVDKVVLSHGHYDHTGGIPALFNTGTKFFLHPDALTPKYAVSDENSRYIGFPKSADPNKSGIKMEFITETIKIGSNLWIFNHVDKYCDFETIPGYLSIKKNGKYLKDNFIDELNLVLKTDKGLLVLSGCAHRGIVNILYSAIEYFQDEIFGVIGGSHLFGATLQRIEKTVDEFKKIDPGLIALGHCTGFDALCIFNKEFNDIFIPLESGQKLWDLND, encoded by the coding sequence ATGAATATAAGTTGTGTTGTAGATAATCGGGCCATTTTTGCTTCAGATTTTTATGCTGAGCATGGGCTTTCCTTATTTTTGGATGATGGGAATGAAAAAATTTTAATGGACACTGGAAAGACTCCCACAGTTTTCAAACATAACCTTAATCTGATGGGTTTAAGTTCTGTGGATAAGGTTGTGCTCAGTCACGGGCACTATGACCACACTGGTGGGATTCCAGCTCTTTTTAACACTGGAACCAAATTTTTCTTACATCCTGATGCGTTAACCCCTAAATATGCTGTATCGGATGAAAACTCACGTTACATTGGGTTTCCAAAATCAGCTGATCCTAATAAATCAGGCATAAAAATGGAGTTTATTACTGAAACCATCAAGATAGGAAGTAATCTGTGGATTTTCAACCACGTAGATAAGTATTGCGATTTTGAAACGATTCCAGGATATCTATCTATTAAAAAAAATGGCAAATATTTAAAAGATAATTTCATTGATGAATTGAATTTGGTTTTGAAAACAGATAAGGGATTGTTGGTTTTGTCTGGTTGCGCTCACCGTGGTATTGTGAACATATTATATTCTGCCATTGAATATTTTCAGGACGAGATATTTGGAGTTATTGGGGGGTCACACTTATTTGGCGCAACTTTGCAGCGAATAGAAAAGACTGTGGATGAATTTAAAAAAATAGACCCTGGCCTTATAGCTTTAGGGCACTGCACTGGATTTGATGCATTATGTATATTTAATAAAGAATTTAACGATATATTCATCCCTCTGGAGTCTGGTCAGAAATTATGGGATTTGAATGATTAA
- a CDS encoding GIY-YIG nuclease family protein, with amino-acid sequence MNSKNIRKGTYCLLINLEADLPIKIGKKGKMNFDKGCYVYVGSAMNSLDGRIRRHLRNNKKLHWHVDYLLDNQKSSVFDVYLSDDGVKHECELANYIACAGKEVQGFGCSDCKCNSHLVYFSNIVDAESACLNAFKKMGLELKIWRFK; translated from the coding sequence ATGAATTCTAAAAACATTCGAAAGGGAACTTACTGTCTTTTAATAAATCTCGAAGCTGATCTACCAATTAAAATTGGTAAAAAAGGAAAAATGAATTTTGATAAGGGATGCTATGTTTATGTTGGATCTGCCATGAACTCCCTAGATGGTAGGATCAGAAGACATTTAAGGAATAATAAGAAACTGCACTGGCATGTTGATTATCTTCTGGATAACCAAAAATCCTCGGTATTTGATGTATATTTATCAGACGATGGAGTTAAACATGAATGTGAACTGGCCAACTATATTGCATGTGCAGGAAAAGAAGTTCAAGGTTTCGGATGTTCGGATTGTAAATGTAATTCTCATCTTGTTTATTTTTCTAATATTGTTGATGCTGAATCTGCATGCTTAAATGCTTTTAAAAAAATGGGATTAGAATTAAAAATTTGGAGATTTAAGTGA
- the cfbC gene encoding Ni-sirohydrochlorin a,c-diamide reductive cyclase ATP-dependent reductase subunit, whose amino-acid sequence MSKTKHIAIYGKGGIGKSTIVSNLAAAYSKNKDVLVIGCDPKADTTRTLVGRRIPTILDILKEKRDITQEDVLFPGYGNVKCVESGGPEPGVGCAGRGVIVAMKLLEKLEVFSQEPEVIIYDVLGDVVCGGFAVPLREDFADEVYIVTSGEYMALYAANNISKGIKKLNGNLGGIICNCRGIPRETEIVGEFARRIGSQVIGVIPRSELVQESEIDAKTVVEKFPDSEQAKKYFEISKTITNNQEFVVPEPMDAEKFEEFFRTF is encoded by the coding sequence ATGAGTAAAACCAAACACATTGCCATTTATGGTAAGGGAGGTATTGGCAAATCCACCATTGTCTCCAACTTGGCTGCAGCCTACTCCAAAAATAAAGATGTGTTGGTAATTGGCTGTGACCCTAAAGCAGACACCACCCGTACCCTTGTAGGGCGCAGGATTCCCACTATCTTGGACATTTTAAAAGAAAAAAGAGATATAACTCAAGAAGATGTTCTATTCCCTGGGTATGGGAATGTGAAGTGTGTGGAAAGTGGTGGTCCTGAACCGGGTGTTGGATGTGCAGGCAGAGGAGTAATTGTTGCCATGAAACTACTGGAAAAGTTGGAAGTCTTCTCACAAGAACCGGAAGTTATAATTTATGATGTGCTGGGAGATGTGGTCTGCGGAGGTTTTGCAGTACCTTTAAGGGAAGATTTCGCTGATGAAGTTTACATCGTGACTTCCGGAGAATACATGGCACTATATGCTGCCAATAATATTTCTAAGGGTATAAAAAAGCTTAATGGTAATCTTGGCGGGATAATTTGTAACTGTAGAGGCATTCCTCGTGAAACAGAGATTGTTGGAGAATTTGCCCGGCGGATTGGAAGTCAAGTTATAGGAGTGATTCCCCGGAGTGAATTAGTTCAGGAAAGCGAAATTGATGCTAAAACCGTTGTAGAGAAATTCCCAGACTCTGAACAAGCCAAAAAATATTTTGAAATTTCGAAAACAATCACTAATAACCAGGAATTCGTGGTTCCAGAACCCATGGATGCGGAAAAATTTGAAGAGTTCTTCAGAACTTTTTAA
- a CDS encoding CBS domain-containing protein yields MKIQDAMEKEIIKFNVDDRIIDVAGSLRENKISGAPVVDKEGKLAGIISEGDIMRLIEVHSPHINLILPAPLDLIELPVRMKYEIDEIAEDMNKAASLLIGEIMTKKVVTIDPDSDISDAAQLMDTHDVKRLPVVDSAGKMVGIITRGDIIGAMVRG; encoded by the coding sequence ATGAAAATTCAGGACGCTATGGAAAAAGAAATAATTAAATTCAATGTAGATGACCGGATTATTGATGTTGCAGGAAGTTTGCGTGAAAACAAGATCAGTGGAGCGCCGGTGGTAGATAAAGAAGGAAAACTCGCAGGAATCATCAGTGAAGGTGATATCATGCGACTCATAGAAGTTCACTCCCCCCATATAAACCTGATCTTACCAGCCCCACTTGATTTAATTGAATTACCAGTACGAATGAAATACGAGATAGATGAAATTGCTGAAGACATGAACAAAGCCGCATCACTCCTAATTGGAGAAATAATGACTAAAAAAGTTGTCACCATCGACCCAGACTCCGATATATCTGATGCAGCGCAGTTAATGGATACTCATGATGTAAAACGACTGCCCGTAGTTGACAGTGCTGGGAAAATGGTGGGCATCATAACCAGAGGAGATATTATTGGAGCCATGGTGAGGGGATGA
- a CDS encoding U32 family peptidase — protein sequence MVELLAPARDFTALEAALKNGANAVYIGVENYNMRSHAPNFTMKKLKEASDRCHSQNARLYVCTNTVMNNRDIEHLNTILPDIVSAGADAIIASDLGVLNIAQDEDIDVHFSVQGNISNSESVKVLADLGVKRVILSRELSLEEIKRIIRKSPLEVEVFVHGAMCLAISGRCFLSSYLYQKNANCGECLQPCRKEWKLISNENDDDLLSLKGDNILKGCDGGFKGHILSPRDLCMIEHIPKLIEAGISSFKIEGRARPADYVATVTRVYRQAIDSYKSDNWKFNDEWMDELKKVYNRGFDTGFYFKPPFETSSYNQATLSKKDVGEVVNYYSKVKAAEIRLWNHLTVGDEIVVEGPSTGSITQTIESIQIEHENVFEGRKGQNIGISIKNKVRPGDLVYRRVKRR from the coding sequence ATGGTAGAATTACTAGCTCCAGCCCGAGATTTTACTGCACTAGAGGCAGCATTGAAGAATGGTGCTAATGCAGTATATATAGGGGTTGAAAATTACAATATGCGATCACACGCACCTAATTTCACCATGAAAAAACTCAAAGAAGCGTCTGATCGTTGTCACAGTCAAAATGCTCGTCTTTATGTGTGCACCAACACGGTGATGAATAATAGGGATATTGAACACCTCAATACTATTTTACCTGATATCGTATCTGCAGGAGCCGATGCTATAATTGCATCGGATCTGGGGGTTCTCAACATTGCACAGGATGAAGATATTGATGTTCATTTCAGTGTTCAGGGAAATATATCTAATTCTGAATCCGTGAAAGTTCTGGCAGATTTGGGTGTTAAACGAGTTATACTTTCCCGTGAATTATCCCTAGAGGAAATAAAAAGAATAATCAGGAAAAGTCCCTTGGAAGTAGAGGTTTTTGTGCACGGAGCCATGTGTCTGGCTATCTCCGGGAGATGTTTTTTAAGCTCATACCTCTACCAGAAGAATGCTAACTGTGGAGAATGTCTGCAACCTTGCAGAAAGGAGTGGAAACTGATTAGCAATGAGAATGATGATGATTTGCTTAGTTTAAAAGGAGATAATATTTTAAAAGGATGTGATGGGGGATTCAAAGGCCATATTCTAAGTCCCCGAGATCTTTGTATGATTGAACACATTCCCAAGCTTATTGAAGCAGGAATTTCTTCTTTTAAGATTGAAGGAAGGGCCAGACCAGCAGATTATGTTGCTACTGTTACTCGAGTTTACAGACAAGCAATTGACTCCTATAAAAGTGATAATTGGAAATTTAATGATGAATGGATGGATGAATTAAAAAAGGTTTATAATCGTGGATTTGACACTGGTTTTTATTTTAAACCCCCATTTGAAACTAGCAGCTACAACCAAGCTACTTTATCAAAAAAAGATGTTGGCGAAGTGGTTAATTATTATTCTAAAGTTAAAGCAGCAGAAATACGCCTATGGAATCACTTGACAGTTGGGGATGAAATTGTTGTAGAAGGACCCAGCACCGGATCTATAACCCAAACAATTGAATCAATCCAAATAGAACATGAAAATGTGTTTGAAGGTAGGAAAGGACAAAATATAGGTATTTCAATTAAAAATAAAGTCAGACCTGGGGATCTGGTTTATCGTCGTGTGAAAAGACGCTAA
- the purF gene encoding amidophosphoribosyltransferase encodes MQDKCGIVGAYSKNKSHNISREIYYGLYALQHRGQESAGISAHNGSEMRTYRGMGLVCDVFNNGNLIGLDGNVGIGHVRYSTTGKSQIQNSQPFIGKFDLGTIAIAHNGDIINSMELRQKLEKEGIIFQSSTDSEVICHMLTREYSQTQNMVESIKKVSKKLIGSYSLALLVNDDLMVVRDPIGIKPLALGQREGTTIVASETVAFDVVGAEYVRDVEPGEILVINDEINSFKIPQNPGTSKAHCMFEYVYFARPDSILDGRIVYNVRLNIGHALYREHPVDADVVMPVPDSAITAAIGYSRASGISYGEGLIKNRYIGRTFIMPTQEERETSVKLKMNPIKSELEGKRIVLVDDSIVRGTTSKALVNVLRDTGVEEIHLRIGSPPIISPCYYGIAMATRKELIASDKEVEKIRQTIGVDSLGYLSTKSLVECIGIKKNELCLGCITGEYPTQLPSDIDEYESCKC; translated from the coding sequence GTGCAGGATAAATGCGGTATCGTAGGTGCTTACTCTAAGAATAAGTCCCACAACATATCAAGAGAAATATATTATGGATTATACGCTTTGCAACATCGAGGACAAGAGTCCGCAGGCATATCTGCCCATAATGGTTCGGAAATGCGTACTTACAGAGGTATGGGGCTTGTGTGTGATGTTTTCAACAATGGGAACTTGATCGGATTAGATGGAAATGTTGGCATAGGCCATGTGCGTTACTCAACAACAGGCAAATCCCAAATTCAAAACTCCCAACCATTTATTGGAAAATTTGACTTGGGAACAATAGCTATAGCTCATAATGGAGATATTATTAATTCCATGGAGCTTCGTCAGAAACTGGAAAAAGAAGGAATAATATTTCAATCCTCAACTGACTCCGAAGTTATCTGCCATATGTTAACCCGAGAGTACTCCCAAACACAAAACATGGTCGAATCCATAAAAAAAGTTTCAAAAAAACTTATAGGCTCATATTCACTGGCTTTGTTAGTTAATGATGATTTAATGGTGGTAAGGGATCCCATTGGCATCAAACCTCTAGCTTTAGGCCAACGTGAAGGAACCACCATTGTAGCATCGGAAACTGTTGCTTTTGATGTGGTGGGAGCTGAATACGTTCGTGATGTGGAACCCGGGGAGATACTGGTTATCAACGATGAAATAAATAGTTTCAAAATACCACAAAACCCTGGCACATCAAAAGCTCATTGTATGTTTGAATATGTTTATTTTGCCCGTCCAGATAGTATCTTGGATGGGAGAATTGTCTATAATGTGCGACTTAATATTGGACATGCACTTTATAGAGAGCACCCTGTTGATGCGGATGTTGTGATGCCTGTGCCTGACTCAGCAATCACCGCAGCTATAGGCTATTCTCGCGCATCAGGGATTTCTTACGGTGAAGGGTTAATCAAAAATCGTTACATCGGCAGGACCTTTATTATGCCCACCCAAGAAGAGCGTGAAACATCAGTCAAGTTGAAGATGAATCCCATCAAGTCAGAACTTGAGGGTAAACGCATCGTACTTGTGGATGACAGCATTGTACGAGGAACCACATCTAAAGCATTGGTTAATGTGCTCCGTGATACGGGTGTAGAAGAAATTCACCTACGTATTGGATCACCACCCATTATTTCTCCATGTTATTATGGCATTGCCATGGCCACTCGTAAAGAGCTCATAGCTTCTGATAAAGAAGTGGAAAAAATCAGACAAACCATAGGGGTTGACTCACTAGGATATCTAAGTACAAAATCCCTAGTGGAATGTATTGGAATTAAGAAGAATGAATTATGTCTTGGATGCATCACCGGAGAGTATCCAACCCAACTTCCCAGTGATATTGATGAATATGAGTCTTGCAAGTGTTAA
- a CDS encoding topoisomerase, giving the protein MEMRNPIDVRIIVEGASDVENVSRALQNIALGAEYHITISSIIPTTNTEIAKKAVRGADIILIATDVDAPGRELADKFQTVLKKEVGHIERMKLPFGHDVEYIDPALIRKEIKNAIIRSGLISIGNIGRIQELRDQLKQSENQITDLKEDIDNLSSEKEKTAKENKELTSSLERLEFKQKSLQEDLKTIKNKYADIKNKHRIILKKNLYETFLLNELWKENFNETLEEEELITFITSEFKPDNIILGQGFIAAPSKKDAVDWLKVIRTVLIFYDSKIEDLKEEIGDEKFIPSLLKE; this is encoded by the coding sequence ATGGAAATGAGAAATCCCATCGATGTGCGTATCATTGTGGAAGGAGCATCTGATGTAGAAAATGTTTCCAGGGCTCTGCAGAACATTGCCCTTGGAGCTGAGTACCATATAACCATCTCCTCCATCATACCCACCACTAATACTGAAATCGCGAAAAAAGCAGTACGTGGTGCGGATATCATTTTGATCGCCACCGATGTGGATGCTCCTGGAAGAGAACTAGCGGACAAATTTCAGACGGTTTTAAAAAAAGAAGTAGGCCATATAGAAAGGATGAAACTCCCTTTCGGTCACGACGTGGAATACATCGACCCTGCTCTTATCCGAAAGGAAATTAAGAATGCGATTATTCGTTCTGGTTTGATATCTATAGGTAATATCGGACGCATCCAGGAACTCAGAGACCAACTAAAACAATCTGAAAATCAAATAACAGACTTGAAAGAAGATATTGACAATTTATCTTCAGAAAAGGAAAAAACAGCAAAAGAAAACAAAGAATTAACATCTTCCCTTGAAAGACTTGAATTTAAACAAAAATCACTCCAGGAAGATTTGAAAACCATTAAAAACAAGTATGCTGATATTAAAAATAAACACAGAATTATATTGAAGAAAAATCTGTATGAAACATTTCTTCTGAATGAACTGTGGAAAGAAAACTTTAATGAAACCTTAGAAGAAGAAGAACTTATTACTTTTATAACTAGCGAATTTAAACCTGATAACATTATTTTAGGACAGGGATTCATTGCTGCTCCTTCAAAAAAAGATGCTGTAGACTGGTTAAAAGTTATTCGCACGGTACTTATTTTTTACGATTCAAAAATAGAAGATCTTAAGGAAGAAATAGGTGATGAGAAATTCATTCCTAGTTTACTCAAAGAGTAA
- a CDS encoding 50S ribosomal protein L37e has product MKGTPSFGKRNKKTHIRCRRCGKNSYNARKRYCAACGFGRSKRIRSYNWQNKKLNGYRLK; this is encoded by the coding sequence TTGAAAGGTACACCTTCATTTGGTAAACGTAACAAAAAAACCCATATCCGTTGCAGAAGATGTGGGAAAAACTCATACAATGCCAGGAAGCGCTACTGCGCTGCTTGTGGATTCGGAAGATCTAAAAGAATCCGAAGCTACAACTGGCAGAACAAGAAGCTTAACGGCTACAGGTTGAAGTAA
- a CDS encoding RNA-binding protein, with product MSVQKNVNTSRPLDVLGKALNSQVLIKLKGGREFRGVLESFDMHMNLVLNDAEELESGESSRRLGVVLIRGDNIVYISPG from the coding sequence GTGAGTGTACAGAAGAATGTGAATACATCACGACCATTAGATGTATTAGGTAAAGCTCTTAACTCTCAAGTGCTAATTAAACTTAAAGGTGGCAGAGAATTCCGTGGAGTTCTTGAAAGCTTTGATATGCATATGAATTTAGTTCTAAATGATGCCGAAGAATTAGAAAGCGGTGAATCATCAAGAAGGTTAGGTGTAGTCCTCATACGCGGGGATAACATCGTCTACATATCACCAGGATAG
- a CDS encoding DUF1947 domain-containing protein produces the protein MKIKKRYYLKKRKLKEIKANLGHYSFLIPPKSKVEILETELPDLILIDDEPLLMILNGEPFPTLKGALKRPMEDHVVVVDMGAVKFMANGADVMSPGVVKADINIAEGDTVIIVDENHHKPLAMGIAMISGEEMVKNNKGKAVKTLHYIGDKIWNFEIG, from the coding sequence TTGAAAATTAAAAAGAGATATTATCTCAAGAAAAGAAAATTAAAGGAAATCAAAGCTAATCTTGGACATTATAGTTTCTTAATCCCCCCCAAGTCCAAAGTTGAAATATTGGAAACCGAACTTCCTGACTTGATCTTGATTGATGATGAACCCCTTTTAATGATCCTCAATGGTGAACCATTTCCTACACTTAAAGGAGCCCTCAAACGACCTATGGAGGATCATGTTGTGGTTGTGGACATGGGTGCAGTGAAATTCATGGCCAATGGAGCAGATGTAATGTCTCCAGGGGTTGTGAAAGCTGACATAAATATAGCAGAGGGAGACACAGTTATAATTGTTGATGAAAATCACCATAAACCCTTGGCTATGGGTATAGCCATGATATCAGGAGAAGAAATGGTGAAAAATAATAAAGGTAAGGCAGTAAAGACTCTTCACTATATTGGGGATAAGATTTGGAATTTTGAGATAGGGTAA
- the arfB gene encoding 2-amino-5-formylamino-6-ribosylaminopyrimidin-4(3H)-one 5'-monophosphate deformylase has protein sequence MIELRYSSGNVISPDVHKIGVLAVGSHLENHGAALPIDTDSKIAAYVALEASLRTGAKYVGVLYVATEYDYVKHGIHIPIEVLVNNELIPFLKNVKNNLNLESVVLVNAHGGNVLIKDHLKFIKKNSQLQVVFNNKIVEVEGPHAGTGELSMGAVLGIVDEKRLDEHCKFNLYPEVGMVGLTEARIANKGIENGAKKVAEEGVCVDLEIGEQLLEIAVRDVVKDIGDLVNKK, from the coding sequence ATGATCGAACTACGTTATTCTTCAGGTAATGTGATTTCTCCTGATGTTCATAAAATTGGAGTTCTGGCAGTTGGTTCTCATCTGGAAAATCATGGTGCCGCACTCCCAATTGACACGGATTCTAAAATAGCAGCCTATGTTGCTTTAGAAGCATCACTTCGAACTGGAGCTAAATATGTAGGAGTTCTCTATGTTGCGACGGAATATGATTATGTTAAACATGGAATTCACATCCCAATAGAGGTACTGGTGAATAATGAACTGATTCCTTTTTTAAAAAATGTTAAAAATAATTTAAATTTGGAATCAGTGGTGTTAGTGAATGCTCATGGGGGGAATGTACTTATCAAAGACCATCTTAAATTTATTAAAAAAAATTCACAACTACAAGTAGTTTTCAACAACAAAATCGTTGAAGTTGAAGGGCCCCATGCTGGCACTGGAGAACTTTCAATGGGGGCAGTTTTAGGAATTGTCGATGAAAAACGCCTTGATGAACATTGTAAATTTAATTTATACCCTGAAGTTGGAATGGTCGGCCTCACTGAGGCACGAATAGCCAATAAAGGTATAGAAAATGGTGCAAAGAAGGTTGCAGAAGAAGGAGTATGTGTTGATCTCGAAATCGGTGAACAATTGCTGGAAATTGCTGTGAGAGATGTGGTTAAGGATATCGGCGATTTAGTAAACAAAAAATGA
- a CDS encoding transcriptional regulator has protein sequence MKKVIKRKGNVESFNPNKIKGSLQKATIDAGYTLDEKKDIINEVLANINKKIDDEKEIKSETIKRCLLTELDKCEPYIAKSCRRFDSKYKSR, from the coding sequence TTGAAAAAAGTAATTAAAAGGAAAGGTAATGTAGAATCATTCAATCCTAACAAAATTAAAGGATCTCTTCAGAAAGCTACCATTGATGCAGGATACACTCTAGATGAGAAAAAAGATATCATTAATGAAGTGTTGGCTAATATTAATAAAAAAATTGATGATGAGAAAGAAATTAAGAGTGAAACTATCAAAAGGTGTCTTTTAACAGAATTAGATAAATGTGAACCCTACATTGCTAAATCTTGCCGAAGATTTGACAGTAAATATAAATCCCGATAA